The following proteins are co-located in the Vigna angularis cultivar LongXiaoDou No.4 chromosome 2, ASM1680809v1, whole genome shotgun sequence genome:
- the LOC108329081 gene encoding DNA repair protein UVH3 isoform X10 — protein MKSKFATKEDINSSQATLSSSYNQEELDEMLAASIAAEESGKHARKGVPSIIINPSEEEHGAEEQILLLLWLYLYFFPPQPSVNAEVDIAVLAALPQSMQLDILAQLKGKKKEGLLKEVYNHEQHDVDYQGKGKGILLSEAGMVGCSSRHDTIAPRTDNQDSIDEMLAASIALEENEKLVNNASTSVGASTIEEDEVDYDEDEEMILPAMHGEVDPLVLASLPPSMQLDLLVQMRERLIAENRHKYQKVKKDPAKFSELQIQAYLKTVAFRREINEVQKAAAGGGVEGVQTSRIASEANREYIFSSSFTGDKHELTSTGLEKNKSTKQKAQGTHYSQNLANSILAGNDFNKSSELVCNEPGEPADENIQTYIDDRGQFRVSRLRAMGMRMTRDIQRNLDLMKEFEQESAQVNKASNIGTIKNGENKGSSESSGIQPVGKSQEVNVDLVGENVQNEQIMLDQNASIDISFEYGCENEFANGEDDIFSSLVGGNPLAIFGTDDSAATVQPSHSDWEEGIVEGKSTVCPKQDKVELKSSVADDDNNNESEVEWEEGDCDGANSSLLSGKYASQGQLEEESNLQEAIRRSLESAGDGKHKCMSLLDAHSNTYENKLDHDFEHGDHSEHGDHSDPMALNENTRFLNNKNKMEGITLCREDGTEKKELLETEDRDKTHDFVSVNNAQTFHFHGSPSKPALTFISDKAETLIDTTCRWDSHPCSEDSISDTNIMTKDQVPVVEKKLSDEHDNDKVSSYHKNTPKAVPVGATEEEKKNYIKEPEPFSNCTDTTKPTIHLGESSLKGVTEELIEPNLASEGNNGIFFDKRNSSHGSDTVNSPGDFPALATQVRLEKEIHILGQEYINLENEQRKLERNAESVNSELFTECQELLQMFGLPYIIAPMEAEAQCAYLELEKLVDGVVTDDSDVLLFGARSVYKNIFDDRKYVETYFMEDIEKELGLTREKLIRMALLLGSDYTEGVSGIGIVNAIEVLNAFPEEDGLLKFRKWVESPDPTILGRLDAKSGSNSRKKGSKVEEKINSLNCDAKESPSEQNLPHALEQNKLPDYIQETKQTFFNKHRNVSKNWHIPSSFPSETVISAYCSPHVDKSTEPFTWGKPDHLVLRKLCWEKFGWIGQKADELLLPVLKEYNKRETQLRLEAFYSFNERFAKIRSKRIKKAVKGITGKLPSDMIDDSAEVLSKSRKIGREPEDSTLEISGGTDKRLERQRKSKIKQSTKRKNDTVAKEQSKKKKDNDDPSSAPGTSEMENLQPSMQTEEQCDGKALIQNTSGRGRHRGMGIKRGRDNENLSSSASSDIDDQGSRVHVDKFSEHVRKSLRSRKPVNYSFEDPEDEDADDAFDRSNRTGPIEEKLSQIHGASEDGPTDFSAMNFPLRENSPTDPFKSEGPFCVHAGEINHPSTGNHDSSTGNHDSSDDYLKMGGGFCLDDGETDKLDTIDDVNTATVDSTQDFSHFSDCLDETNRDKNSSDILFSGTEKPENGSEGGVDFYDFGIKRNDLVNTSSYDHSDVGILKPENVHNNSGASAGVFSAMPFLRKRRKK, from the exons ATGAAAT CTAAATTTGCAACTAAGGAGGACATAAATTCTTCACAGGCAACATTATCCTCAAGTTACAACCAGGAGGAACTTGATGAAAT GTTGGCAGCATCTATAGCTGCAGAGGAAAGTGGAAAACATGCAAGAAAAGGAGTGCCGTCTATTATAATTAATCCTTCAGAGGAAGAACATGGCGCAGAAGAACAGATTCTACTG CTCTTGTGGCtgtatctatatttttttcctcCTCAGCCATCAGTAAATGCAGAAGTTGATATAGCTGTATTGGCTGCTTTGCCACAGTCTATGCAACTCGATATTCTTGCACAG ctaaaaggaaagaaaaaggaagggtTACTAAAGGAAGTTTACAATCACGAACAACATGATGTCGATTATCAGGGCAAGGGCAAAGGGATTCTGCTCAGTGAAGCTGGCATGGTTGGTTGTAGCTCCAGACATGACACTATTGCACCAAGGACTGACAATCAAGACTCAATTGACGAAAT GTTGGCTGCATCTATTGCTCTGGAGGAAAATGAAAAGTTAGTAAATAATGCATCAACTTCTGTTGGGGCTTCCACTATTGAGGAAGATGAAGTTGACTATGACGAAGATGAAGAGATGATACTG CCAGCTATGCATGGTGAAGTTGATCCACTTGTTCTAGCCTCATTACCTCCATCAATGCAGCTGGACCTTCTTGTTCAG ATGAGAGAGCGTTTAATTGCAGAGAACAGACACAAGTATCAGAAAGTCAAGAAG GATCCTGCAAAATTCTCTGAGCTACAAATACAAGCTTACCTTAAAACTGTTGCTTTCAGACGGGAGATAAATGAAGTGCAGAAAGCTGCAGCTGGAGGAGGAGTAGAGGGTGTACAGACTTCACGGATTGCATCTGAAGCCAACagagaatatatattttcatcatCTTTTACTGGTGATAAACA TGAACTTACCTCCACCGGcttagagaaaaataaaagtacaaaACAGAAGGCACAAGGAACACATTATTCTCAGAATCTTGCAAATAGCATTTTGGCtggaaatgattttaataaatcAAGTGAATTGGTTTGCAATGAACCTGGTGAGCCTGCTGATGAAAATATTCAGACATATATTGATGACAGAGGTCAATTTCGTGTAAGTAGATTGAGAGCAATGGGGATGCGTATGACCCGGGATATACAAAGAAATTTGGATTTGATGAAGGAGTTCGAGCAGGAAAGTGCACAGGTGAACAAGGCTTCAAATATTGGAACAATTAAAAATGGAGAAAATAAGGGTTCATCAGAAAGTTCTGGGATCCAGCCTGTTGGTAAATCACAAGAGGTGAATGTTGACTTAGTTGGAGAGAATGTGCAAAATGAACAAATTATGCTAGACCAGAATGCTTCTATCGATATATCTTTTGAATATGGTTGCGAAAATGAGTTTGCAAATGGTGAGGATGATATATTTTCTAGTTTAGTAGGAGGAAATCCATTGGCGATATTTGGCACTGATGATTCTGCAGCAACAGTGCAACCTTCTCATTCTGATTGGGAAGAAGGAATAGTTGAAGGTAAGAGTACTGTTTGTCCCAAACAGGATAAGGTGGAATTGAAGTCTTCTGTTGCAGATGAcgataataataatgaaagtgAAGTGGAATGGGAGGAAGGAGATTGTGATGGTGCTAACAGCAGCTTACTGTCAGGAAAATATGCATCCCAAGGGCAGTTGGAGGAGGAGTCCAATTTGCAAGAGGCAATAAGGAGAAGTCTAGAAAGTGCAGGGGATGGAAAACACAAATGTATGTCATTGCTTGATGCGCATTCAAATACTTATGAGAACAAATTGGATCACGATTTTGAACATGGTGATCATTCTGAACATGGTGATCATTCTGACCCAATGGCTTTAAATGAGAACACTAGGTTcctgaataataaaaataaaatggaggGAATCACTTTGTGTAGGGAAGATGGTACTGAAAAAAAGGAATTACTTGAAACTGAAGATAGAGATAAAACGCATGATTTTGTTTCCGTTAATAATGCACAAACTTTCCATTTTCATGGAAGTCCTTCAAAGCCAGCTTTGACTTTTATTTCAGATAAAGCTGAGACATTGATTGACACAACTTGCAGATGGGACAGTCACCCTTGTTCTGAAGATTCAATTTCAGATACAAATATAATGACGAAGGACCAGGTCCCTGTGGTTGAAAAGAAGTTATCTGATGAACATGATAATGATAAAGTGTCTTCCTATCATAAGAATACACCCAAGGCTGTTCCAGTTGGCGCAACTGAAGAGGAGAAAAAGAACTATATTAAGGAACCTGAACCATTTAGTAATTGTACTGACACTACCAAACCCACTATTCATTTGGGGGAGTCATCCTTGAAAGGAGTAACAGAAGAGCTTATTGAGCCAAACTTGGCTTCAGAGGGTAATAATggaattttttttgacaaaaggAACAGTAGCCATGGCAGTGATACGGTTAACAGCCCAGGGGATTTTCCTGCTCTAGCAACTCAGGTTCGCCTGGAGAAAGAAATTCACATTCTTGGTCAAGAATATATTAACCTAGAGAATGAGCAGAGGAAGCTAGAGCGGAATGCAGAGTCAGTAAACAGTGAATTATTCACTGAATGTCAG GAACTACTGCAAATGTTTGGCTTGCCATATATTATTGCTCCAATGGAAGCAGAAGCTCAATGTGCTTATTTGGAACTTGAGAAACTAGTTGATGGTGTTGTAACTGATGACTCTGATGTCCTTCTATTTGGGGCACGCAGTgtctacaaaaatatatttgatgacCGAAAATATGTAGAGACATACTTCATGGAG GACATTGAAAAGGAGCTTGGACTGACTAGAGAAAAATTAATACGCATGGCTCTACTTCTTGGGAGTGATTATACCGAAGGTGTAAG TGGGATTGGCATCGTTAATGCTATTGAGGTTTTGAATGCATTCCCTGAGGAAGATGGCCTCCTGAAATTCCGGAAATGGGTTGAGTCACCAGATCCCACCATCCTTGGAAGGTTGGATGCAAAAAGTGGATCAAATTCCAGAAAGAAAGGATCAAAAGTTGAAGAAAAGATAAATTCCTTAAATTGTGATGCTAAAGAGTCTCCATCAGAGCAGAACCTCCCCCATGCGCTGGAGCAAAATAAGTTGCCAGATTACATTCAAGAAACAAAGCAAACTTTCTTCAATAAGCAT aGAAATGTTAGCAAGAATTGGCACATCCCTTCTTCTTTTCCAAGTGAAACAGTTATTTCTGCTTATTGTTCTCCACATGTTGATAAATCAACCGAGCCTTTCACATGGGGGAAGCCAGATCACCTTGTTCTTCGGAA ATTGTGCTGGGAGAAATTTGGCTGGATTGGCCAGAAAGCAGACGAATTGCTATTACCTGTGTTAAAGGAGTATAATAAACGTGAG ACTCAATTGCGGTTGGAAGCATTTTACAGTTTTAATGAGAGATTTGCGAAAATCCGTAGCAAAAGAATTAAGAAGGCAGTAAAAGGAATAACTGGTAAGCTGCCTTCAGATATGATAGATGATTCTGCAGAGGTGTTGTCCAAGAGTAGGAAGATTGGGAGAGAACCCGAGGATAGCACATTAGAGATTTCAGGGGGAACAGACAAACGTCTTGAACGTCAAAGgaaatcaaaaataaaacagTCAACGAAAAGAAAGAATGATACTGTTGCCAAGGAACagtcaaagaaaaagaaagacaatGATGATCCGTCTTCAGCACCTGGTACATCAGAGATGGAGAATTTACAGCCAAGTATGCAGACAGAAGAACAGTGTGATGGTAAGGCATTAATTCAGAATACAAGTGGCCGAGGAAGACATAGAGGTATGGGAATAAAAAGAGGAAGGGACAATGAGAATCTCAGTTCATCTGCTAGCAGTGACATTGATGATCAGGGATCAAGAGTGCATGTGGATAAGTTTTCAGAACACGTGAGAAAG TCATTGCGATCTCGGAAACCTGTCAACTATTCTTTCGAAGATCCTGAAGATGAAGATGCCGATGATGCCTTTGATCGTAGTAATCGGACTGGTccaattgaagaaaaattatcTCAGATTCATGGTGCATCTGAAGATGGTCCAACAGATTTCAGTGCAATGAATTTTCCTTTAAGGGAGAACTCACCAACCGACCCTTTCAAGTCAGAAGGTCCGTTTTGCGTGCATGCAGGTGAAATTAATCATCCTAGTACTGGCAATCATGATTCTTCTACTGGAAATCATGACTCTTCTGATGACTACCTTAAAATGGGAGGTGGATTCTGTTTAGATGATGGTGAGACAGACAAGCTGGACACAATTGACGATGTCAATACTGCCACAGTGGATTCTACTCAAGACTTTTCACACTTTTCTGATTGTTTGGATGAAACTAACCGTGATAAAAACAGTTCAGATATATTATTTTCTGGCACTGAAAAGCCTGAAAATGGGTCAGAAGGTGGAGTAGACTTTTATGACTTTGGTATAAAGCGAAATGACCTTGTAAATACTAGTAGTTATGATCATTCTGACGTAGGGATCTTGAAACCAGAGAATGTTCATAACAATAGTGGAGCCTCCGCTGGAGTTTTCAGTGCTATGCCTTTTTtgaggaaaagaaggaaaaagtga
- the LOC108329081 gene encoding DNA repair protein UVH3 isoform X11: MMSIIRARAKGFCSVKLAWLVVAPDMTLLHQGLTIKTQLTKFLMGIRLAASIALEENEKLVNNASTSVGASTIEEDEVDYDEDEEMILPAMHGEVDPLVLASLPPSMQLDLLVQMRERLIAENRHKYQKVKKDPAKFSELQIQAYLKTVAFRREINEVQKAAAGGGVEGVQTSRIASEANREYIFSSSFTGDKHELTSTGLEKNKSTKQKAQGTHYSQNLANSILAGNDFNKSSELVCNEPGEPADENIQTYIDDRGQFRVSRLRAMGMRMTRDIQRNLDLMKEFEQESAQVNKASNIGTIKNGENKGSSESSGIQPVGKSQEVNVDLVGENVQNEQIMLDQNASIDISFEYGCENEFANGEDDIFSSLVGGNPLAIFGTDDSAATVQPSHSDWEEGIVEGKSTVCPKQDKVELKSSVADDDNNNESEVEWEEGDCDGANSSLLSGKYASQGQLEEESNLQEAIRRSLESAGDGKHKCMSLLDAHSNTYENKLDHDFEHGDHSEHGDHSDPMALNENTRFLNNKNKMEGITLCREDGTEKKELLETEDRDKTHDFVSVNNAQTFHFHGSPSKPALTFISDKAETLIDTTCRWDSHPCSEDSISDTNIMTKDQVPVVEKKLSDEHDNDKVSSYHKNTPKAVPVGATEEEKKNYIKEPEPFSNCTDTTKPTIHLGESSLKGVTEELIEPNLASEGNNGIFFDKRNSSHGSDTVNSPGDFPALATQVRLEKEIHILGQEYINLENEQRKLERNAESVNSELFTECQELLQMFGLPYIIAPMEAEAQCAYLELEKLVDGVVTDDSDVLLFGARSVYKNIFDDRKYVETYFMEDIEKELGLTREKLIRMALLLGSDYTEGVSGIGIVNAIEVLNAFPEEDGLLKFRKWVESPDPTILGRLDAKSGSNSRKKGSKVEEKINSLNCDAKESPSEQNLPHALEQNKLPDYIQETKQTFFNKHRNVSKNWHIPSSFPSETVISAYCSPHVDKSTEPFTWGKPDHLVLRKLCWEKFGWIGQKADELLLPVLKEYNKRETQLRLEAFYSFNERFAKIRSKRIKKAVKGITGKLPSDMIDDSAEVLSKSRKIGREPEDSTLEISGGTDKRLERQRKSKIKQSTKRKNDTVAKEQSKKKKDNDDPSSAPGTSEMENLQPSMQTEEQCDGKALIQNTSGRGRHRGMGIKRGRDNENLSSSASSDIDDQGSRVHVDKFSEHVRKSLRSRKPVNYSFEDPEDEDADDAFDRSNRTGPIEEKLSQIHGASEDGPTDFSAMNFPLRENSPTDPFKSEGPFCVHAGEINHPSTGNHDSSTGNHDSSDDYLKMGGGFCLDDGETDKLDTIDDVNTATVDSTQDFSHFSDCLDETNRDKNSSDILFSGTEKPENGSEGGVDFYDFGIKRNDLVNTSSYDHSDVGILKPENVHNNSGASAGVFSAMPFLRKRRKK, from the exons ATGATGTCGATTATCAGGGCAAGGGCAAAGGGATTCTGCTCAGTGAAGCTGGCATGGTTGGTTGTAGCTCCAGACATGACACTATTGCACCAAGGACTGACAATCAAGACTCAATTGACGAAAT TTTTGATGGGTATTAGGTTGGCTGCATCTATTGCTCTGGAGGAAAATGAAAAGTTAGTAAATAATGCATCAACTTCTGTTGGGGCTTCCACTATTGAGGAAGATGAAGTTGACTATGACGAAGATGAAGAGATGATACTG CCAGCTATGCATGGTGAAGTTGATCCACTTGTTCTAGCCTCATTACCTCCATCAATGCAGCTGGACCTTCTTGTTCAG ATGAGAGAGCGTTTAATTGCAGAGAACAGACACAAGTATCAGAAAGTCAAGAAG GATCCTGCAAAATTCTCTGAGCTACAAATACAAGCTTACCTTAAAACTGTTGCTTTCAGACGGGAGATAAATGAAGTGCAGAAAGCTGCAGCTGGAGGAGGAGTAGAGGGTGTACAGACTTCACGGATTGCATCTGAAGCCAACagagaatatatattttcatcatCTTTTACTGGTGATAAACA TGAACTTACCTCCACCGGcttagagaaaaataaaagtacaaaACAGAAGGCACAAGGAACACATTATTCTCAGAATCTTGCAAATAGCATTTTGGCtggaaatgattttaataaatcAAGTGAATTGGTTTGCAATGAACCTGGTGAGCCTGCTGATGAAAATATTCAGACATATATTGATGACAGAGGTCAATTTCGTGTAAGTAGATTGAGAGCAATGGGGATGCGTATGACCCGGGATATACAAAGAAATTTGGATTTGATGAAGGAGTTCGAGCAGGAAAGTGCACAGGTGAACAAGGCTTCAAATATTGGAACAATTAAAAATGGAGAAAATAAGGGTTCATCAGAAAGTTCTGGGATCCAGCCTGTTGGTAAATCACAAGAGGTGAATGTTGACTTAGTTGGAGAGAATGTGCAAAATGAACAAATTATGCTAGACCAGAATGCTTCTATCGATATATCTTTTGAATATGGTTGCGAAAATGAGTTTGCAAATGGTGAGGATGATATATTTTCTAGTTTAGTAGGAGGAAATCCATTGGCGATATTTGGCACTGATGATTCTGCAGCAACAGTGCAACCTTCTCATTCTGATTGGGAAGAAGGAATAGTTGAAGGTAAGAGTACTGTTTGTCCCAAACAGGATAAGGTGGAATTGAAGTCTTCTGTTGCAGATGAcgataataataatgaaagtgAAGTGGAATGGGAGGAAGGAGATTGTGATGGTGCTAACAGCAGCTTACTGTCAGGAAAATATGCATCCCAAGGGCAGTTGGAGGAGGAGTCCAATTTGCAAGAGGCAATAAGGAGAAGTCTAGAAAGTGCAGGGGATGGAAAACACAAATGTATGTCATTGCTTGATGCGCATTCAAATACTTATGAGAACAAATTGGATCACGATTTTGAACATGGTGATCATTCTGAACATGGTGATCATTCTGACCCAATGGCTTTAAATGAGAACACTAGGTTcctgaataataaaaataaaatggaggGAATCACTTTGTGTAGGGAAGATGGTACTGAAAAAAAGGAATTACTTGAAACTGAAGATAGAGATAAAACGCATGATTTTGTTTCCGTTAATAATGCACAAACTTTCCATTTTCATGGAAGTCCTTCAAAGCCAGCTTTGACTTTTATTTCAGATAAAGCTGAGACATTGATTGACACAACTTGCAGATGGGACAGTCACCCTTGTTCTGAAGATTCAATTTCAGATACAAATATAATGACGAAGGACCAGGTCCCTGTGGTTGAAAAGAAGTTATCTGATGAACATGATAATGATAAAGTGTCTTCCTATCATAAGAATACACCCAAGGCTGTTCCAGTTGGCGCAACTGAAGAGGAGAAAAAGAACTATATTAAGGAACCTGAACCATTTAGTAATTGTACTGACACTACCAAACCCACTATTCATTTGGGGGAGTCATCCTTGAAAGGAGTAACAGAAGAGCTTATTGAGCCAAACTTGGCTTCAGAGGGTAATAATggaattttttttgacaaaaggAACAGTAGCCATGGCAGTGATACGGTTAACAGCCCAGGGGATTTTCCTGCTCTAGCAACTCAGGTTCGCCTGGAGAAAGAAATTCACATTCTTGGTCAAGAATATATTAACCTAGAGAATGAGCAGAGGAAGCTAGAGCGGAATGCAGAGTCAGTAAACAGTGAATTATTCACTGAATGTCAG GAACTACTGCAAATGTTTGGCTTGCCATATATTATTGCTCCAATGGAAGCAGAAGCTCAATGTGCTTATTTGGAACTTGAGAAACTAGTTGATGGTGTTGTAACTGATGACTCTGATGTCCTTCTATTTGGGGCACGCAGTgtctacaaaaatatatttgatgacCGAAAATATGTAGAGACATACTTCATGGAG GACATTGAAAAGGAGCTTGGACTGACTAGAGAAAAATTAATACGCATGGCTCTACTTCTTGGGAGTGATTATACCGAAGGTGTAAG TGGGATTGGCATCGTTAATGCTATTGAGGTTTTGAATGCATTCCCTGAGGAAGATGGCCTCCTGAAATTCCGGAAATGGGTTGAGTCACCAGATCCCACCATCCTTGGAAGGTTGGATGCAAAAAGTGGATCAAATTCCAGAAAGAAAGGATCAAAAGTTGAAGAAAAGATAAATTCCTTAAATTGTGATGCTAAAGAGTCTCCATCAGAGCAGAACCTCCCCCATGCGCTGGAGCAAAATAAGTTGCCAGATTACATTCAAGAAACAAAGCAAACTTTCTTCAATAAGCAT aGAAATGTTAGCAAGAATTGGCACATCCCTTCTTCTTTTCCAAGTGAAACAGTTATTTCTGCTTATTGTTCTCCACATGTTGATAAATCAACCGAGCCTTTCACATGGGGGAAGCCAGATCACCTTGTTCTTCGGAA ATTGTGCTGGGAGAAATTTGGCTGGATTGGCCAGAAAGCAGACGAATTGCTATTACCTGTGTTAAAGGAGTATAATAAACGTGAG ACTCAATTGCGGTTGGAAGCATTTTACAGTTTTAATGAGAGATTTGCGAAAATCCGTAGCAAAAGAATTAAGAAGGCAGTAAAAGGAATAACTGGTAAGCTGCCTTCAGATATGATAGATGATTCTGCAGAGGTGTTGTCCAAGAGTAGGAAGATTGGGAGAGAACCCGAGGATAGCACATTAGAGATTTCAGGGGGAACAGACAAACGTCTTGAACGTCAAAGgaaatcaaaaataaaacagTCAACGAAAAGAAAGAATGATACTGTTGCCAAGGAACagtcaaagaaaaagaaagacaatGATGATCCGTCTTCAGCACCTGGTACATCAGAGATGGAGAATTTACAGCCAAGTATGCAGACAGAAGAACAGTGTGATGGTAAGGCATTAATTCAGAATACAAGTGGCCGAGGAAGACATAGAGGTATGGGAATAAAAAGAGGAAGGGACAATGAGAATCTCAGTTCATCTGCTAGCAGTGACATTGATGATCAGGGATCAAGAGTGCATGTGGATAAGTTTTCAGAACACGTGAGAAAG TCATTGCGATCTCGGAAACCTGTCAACTATTCTTTCGAAGATCCTGAAGATGAAGATGCCGATGATGCCTTTGATCGTAGTAATCGGACTGGTccaattgaagaaaaattatcTCAGATTCATGGTGCATCTGAAGATGGTCCAACAGATTTCAGTGCAATGAATTTTCCTTTAAGGGAGAACTCACCAACCGACCCTTTCAAGTCAGAAGGTCCGTTTTGCGTGCATGCAGGTGAAATTAATCATCCTAGTACTGGCAATCATGATTCTTCTACTGGAAATCATGACTCTTCTGATGACTACCTTAAAATGGGAGGTGGATTCTGTTTAGATGATGGTGAGACAGACAAGCTGGACACAATTGACGATGTCAATACTGCCACAGTGGATTCTACTCAAGACTTTTCACACTTTTCTGATTGTTTGGATGAAACTAACCGTGATAAAAACAGTTCAGATATATTATTTTCTGGCACTGAAAAGCCTGAAAATGGGTCAGAAGGTGGAGTAGACTTTTATGACTTTGGTATAAAGCGAAATGACCTTGTAAATACTAGTAGTTATGATCATTCTGACGTAGGGATCTTGAAACCAGAGAATGTTCATAACAATAGTGGAGCCTCCGCTGGAGTTTTCAGTGCTATGCCTTTTTtgaggaaaagaaggaaaaagtga